The following coding sequences lie in one Trichoderma breve strain T069 chromosome 1, whole genome shotgun sequence genomic window:
- a CDS encoding RNA polymerase III transcription factor (TF)IIIC subunit domain-containing protein, translating into MDTPRQEDVGIGSSGSTARNPARDRREDGAPRYAIPPRELTAVEIPAVVEDVDRAVKAFGRVPSLRHVLDPLRNSIPLYINPEEPFCPPIMSHNARSHNIVLKVTVPKRTGRKRKRGTNEPWQGDVELQGVDEASPSENVRSIARLDDPRLLRRKLEDNVDKYHVEAVGLIKHTHRFRGLADFYWDMDKSSFAQRFVNQVLPGDVEKLKEFKFAPGIDQGSNVDIIPPPIFTHMSLPFNYFYSQNPYVRLTEDGGTVNTTAVKQVGHFIGTEDAAPTGPQIPPDMTDPRMVEVIAQLEEAFEDRPVWTRRSLLNHLAGKLRNWNELKKYLNYAAYQFKGGPWRDGVVPYGIDPRTDPKYRIYQTLMFKLPKQKRARKDQTWQSLRRVQMGRTKEFVQELSASHMFDGETYHTDGKVWQVCDITDPLLRELLDNAEVRSTWDVSSGWYHGGLWAKVKAIMKTKLVAIQFGRQLTKEDFAPTLQCGDQTPIRSTSATFHLPLPNLNLTTEELTQLRGREPSKKKSQVYNVRVRPRAKIDIDAMEGQSVVTSHDADADADLEADAEAEAASILGRMEQSEDSEAGSDDDDDEDEDDEENENGSEEEEGMGHTGFEGDEDDYGEMDDE; encoded by the exons ATGGACACGCCTCGTCAAGAGGACGTGGGAATCGGCAGCTCAGGAAGCACAGCGAGGAATCCGGCTCGGGACCGCCGCGAAGATGGTGCTCCTCGATATGCCATACCACCAAGGGAGCTCACTGCGGTCGAGATCCCGGCAGTTGTCGAAGATGTTGACCGAGCTGTCAAGGCCTTTGGCAGGGTTCCTTCTCTACGACAT GTCCTGGATCCTCTAAGAAACTCAATACCATTGTATATAAATCCAGAGGAACCTTTTTGTCCGCCCATCATGTCACATAACGCCAGGTCTCATAATATCGTGCTCAAGGTCACAGTTCCCAAACGAACAGGGAGGAAGCGCAAACGTGGGACGAACGAGCCCTGGCAAGGCGACGTAGAGCTTCAAGGCGTCGATGAAGCCTCACCCTCAGAAAACGTCCGTTCCATAGCACGTCTCGATGATCCAAGGCTTTTGAGACGCAAATTGGAGGACAATGTCGACAAATACCACGTCGAGGCTGTCGGATTGATTAAGCACACTCATCGCTTCAGGGGCCTGGCAGATTTTTACTGGGACATGGACAAATCATCATTCGCGCAGAGATTTGTCAACCAAGTGCTGCCCGGAGATG TCGAGAAGCTAAAGGAGTTCAAGTTTGCACCCGGCATCGACCAAGGCTCGAATGTGGACATCATACCGCCGCCCATCTTCACCCACATGAGTCTGCCATTCAACTACTTTTATTCACAGAACCCGTATGTTCGCTTAACAGAAGATGGCGGAACCGTCAACACAACAGCGGTCAAGCAAGTTGGCCACTTTATAGGAACAGAAGATGCCGCCCCTACCGGGCCCCAAATCCCCCCCGACATGACTGATCCGCGTATGGTGGAGGTTATCGCtcagctggaagaagcatTTGAAGACCGTCCAGTCTGGACTCGTCGTTCTCTATTGAACCACCTTGCCGGCAAGCTTCGAAATTGGAACGAGCTGAAAAAGTACCTCAACTATGCGGCTTATCAGTTCAAGGGTGGGCcttggagagatggagtAGTTCCGTACGGAATCGACCCCAGGACAGACCCCAAGTATCGCATATACCAAACCCTCATGTTCAAGCTTCCTAAGCAGAAGCGAGCCCGTAAAGACCAAACCTGGCAATCCCTCCGGAGGGTCCAGATGGGCCGAACAAAGGAGTTTGTCCAAGAGTTATCGGCCAGCCACATGTTCGACGGAGAGACGTACCACACCGATGGCAAGGTGTGGCAGGTGTGCGATATTACAGATCCATTGCTTCGGGAGCTGCTAGATAATGCAGAGGTGCGTTCGACGTGGGATGTTAGTAGTGGGTGGTATCACGGAGGCTTGTGGGCAAAAGTCAAGGCCATTATGAAGACGAAGCTTGTGGCGATCCAGTTTGGTCGGCAGTTGACCAAGGAAGACTTCGCCCCAACGCTTCAGTGCGGAGATCAGACGCCGATTCGATCTACCTCGGCCacttttcatcttcctctaCCTAATCTAAACCTAACAACTGAGGAGCTCACGCAACTCCGAGGTCGAGAGCcgtccaagaagaagagccaggtCTACAATGTGAGAGTTCGCCCTCGCGCTAAGATTGACATCGATGCTATGGAAGGACAGTCTGTTGTTACATCCCacgatgcagatgcagatgcagaccTCGAGGCAGACGCAGAAGCGGAGGCAGCGAGCATACTGGGCAGGATGGAACAGAGCGAGGACTCTGAGGCTGgcagcgatgatgatgacgacgaagatgaggatgacgaggaaaaCGAGAACGGCtctgaagaggaagaagggatGGGGCACACTGGCTTTGAAGGAGACGAGGACGACTACGGCGAGATGGATGACGAATAG